In Alphaproteobacteria bacterium, the following proteins share a genomic window:
- the rpmB gene encoding 50S ribosomal protein L28 — translation MARRCDITGKGVMTGNNVSHAMNKTRRRFLPNVQNTRVMSDILGEWVRLCVSTQGLRTIEHNGGLDAFLLGTPNRKLAPEARKIKRRIERAQAKKAGAAPAEASA, via the coding sequence ATGGCGCGCCGTTGCGATATTACCGGTAAAGGTGTGATGACGGGTAACAATGTCAGCCACGCCATGAACAAAACCCGCCGGCGTTTTCTGCCGAACGTCCAGAACACCCGCGTCATGAGCGACATTCTGGGCGAATGGGTGCGGCTGTGCGTCAGCACCCAGGGTCTGCGCACGATCGAACACAATGGCGGGCTCGACGCCTTCCTGCTGGGCACGCCCAACCGCAAACTGGCCCCCGAGGCCCGCAAGATCAAGCGGCGCATCGAACGGGCCCAGGCGAAGAAGGCCGGCGCGGCGCCGGCGGAAGCCTCGGCCTGA